The Styela clava chromosome 3, kaStyClav1.hap1.2, whole genome shotgun sequence genome includes the window ACTATTTCTCCCGTTTctcgggtctagtatagtttactCTGTACACTTTGGGGGTGTTTCTAACGCCACTGTGgcgtcgcagtgacgtaattttttgatgacatagtcaggtgggggtcaggaatgacatatgcaaatatcagaatattgttgagccaggccaacttgAGAAATCCCCTATTCCAGCATTCAAGAGGATTTGGCTTCTCTTTGCTTGTAAACTAATTCAGACGTTaacttatatatttttcatttttttatcagTCATACTATGATTGCTGGGACGATTTTACGTAGACATTGTACGTCAAAAACTATTTTGTTTTGGAGGAACCTTGTTTCTGTATTCAATGCACAGCAGATGAAAATGGAATCAGCTTTTATTGAGAAAGACCCTGATCCAACAAAACGCACTTTTGGGCAGGATGACAAATTACCATCACTTCCATTACCAAAGCTAAATGAAACTATCCAGAAGTACATGGATTCTTGCAAAGCAGGTGCTATATTCTAATTTCCAGATTAACATTCCAGAACACACATTCGTAAAATACGCTTGTTAGATGTAATTTTCAGTATTCATTTTCAGGGCAGTAATGATAATGAGATATGACCTATCATACTGACATTTGGACAAGTTTATAGAATgcatttgataaaataataaaaccataCATTCAATTTCAAACCATGGCTCTTCATCCTTTCGATAAGAACAAGACCGATCTTCTTTCATCCATCCCTGATGCACGCTTGTATAGATTATGCTGGAAGAAATGACTATACCAGAAATATAATACTTAATAATATAATACTAAAACtgcttgtttttttatttcaaatatttcatttaaaatatttttagctGTCACTAAAGAAGATTTTGTAAACACTCAACAAATTTCTGAGAACTTTGTGAAAAATGAAGGAGTACAGCTTCATAAATCTCTTCTGGAAAGAAGTCAAGGTAAAATGCATTCAATATCACTAAGTTGGTGAAAGCTATATTAAGGCTCAAGATGACATGAATATTGCATttgctgaaataaaatttgcaagatTGTAGTGCAGAGACAGGTAGCTCCAATCCTTTATTGGACTAAGTTGTAAATCAGTAACATATTGTGACTACATAATGGTCCGCAAGGTGTGACCTATCCACATGATAATTATTATAGTCTGTTTGTTTATACAGTAAATTGATTGTACTCTCAAGACAACACTTATTTTTGGTTCATGGTTTCTATCTGTACCTAAACATCATTTTAGTTTGAATACTTGTGTTTTTTGGTAATATTGGGATTTTGTTTACTCACCATGATAGTTAGAAGAAACTGGATGGATGAATGGTGGACTGATGCTTACTTAAAATTCCGTGGAGTGTCCGGAAATCTCAATTTTACTGGAATCCCTGTGTTTTGTTTTTGGCCAGTTGATGCATCAGATCAGgtttgttgaaatatatttatataacctGGAAAATCTTTTGTGAAAGAAAAACAAATGTAATATTGCAAATGATGTTTCAGTGATGCTTCACGCTCCTGTGGTAAATTAGTGCAATATAGGATGAATTTGCTTGTCGAATTGATGGTTAAAATAAGCCTATGATTGACAGTTGACACTCCACCTGCAAACCAAATTTCACTATCATTGGTTTTTCATTTCAGTTCTGTAGTTCTTTCATAATATGTGTATTCCATTGggaatatttttgtgaattgaGGTAATATTTTCGATTTCATCTCGTCTATTGTTGAAATATTCAGCTCAAAAGTGCAGCATGGCAATTACACTTTGTGATGAAATATTGGTCTCTGCTGCGGGAGGAAAAGTTGAAACAACAAAAAGACCGTAAAGGAAATAACTTCTCAATGTATCAGTTCAGGTTTGTcttctttattaattttttccaCCATGGGTGAATCGATAAGCATGAAAGTTGAAACTCAATATCTTAATCTACAACACCAACCCATATTGGTCAACCCTTCGTGTTAACTGCAGTGAACAATTAATCATTGATAAGATATATTTGCTCTGGTATTTTTAGTTTCATTGCATGCAATTGATCATTCAGAATTAAATTGAATAATGTCATTAGATATCTGAATCCTACACTTTGAAATTCCTACATGTTGTGACTGTGTTAACTCTGACCCTTTTACCCCTAATTAAATGGATTACAATTCCAGATTTTCTTAAAGAAGTTATGTATAAGATATAATGTATTTTTAACAGGTTCTTATTCAATACCTGTCGAATACCATATAAAGAAACAGATGAATTgttcaattgttttaaaacaatttatgaGGGTGACTGTCCAACacatgttattattttttatcacaaaagAATATATAAAATAGCAAGCATCTCCAATAAAACAGGTAGGTAAAACAGGTAAATTTATATTGGATAGCACCAGCACAAATGAAGTTGTTCCATATTTCCCATACAGAAAACGAAAACAGTTAGATATTTATAATTCTTAAAATTTGCATCAAAACTCTTTTGACAACTTACAAGTAGAAACAAAATCAAATAAGAAGGGGATGTGTATTTGCTTATTACTGTATGTACGGTAATACACCATCACACCATATGTAATTTTCTGATCCATTTTTGCAGCACTTGTATTTGCTCACAGTATGTCTACAGTACTGAATTCCTTTAACAGGGCAAATATACACTCCCAGTCAATTTTATAAAGTTGTTTCTCAAATCGTGCAAGACAAAGAAAGTGGTGAAGGTATTTCTACACTGACTGAACTAGATAGGGATACTTGGGCTGATGCTCGATCACATCTGATTGAACTATCTCCTCAAAACAAAAAGAATATTCATGACATTGACACTgcattgttttgttttaatttatctGATGATTCTCCACAGGTATGTATGATGAATTACCGATTGTGATAAAAATTGTTGATGATATGATACCTTCCAACTTAATTTCAGAGTGACACAGATTTGCTTAGATGTGGTGCTACACTGTCCTATGGAAACAGATGGATGGATAAGTTTAATTATATCTGCACTAAGAATGGTAAATTTGTAGTTCATGCCGATCATACACCATTAGATGGAATGGTTTTTGTGACGATGATGGCCTATATTGAAGCAGTGCTACAAGATATGAAGAAACAGAAATTGTTGGAATTATGGAATGCTGGTAAGTTGactttcatttattcaaatCCTCAATCCTTAGTCCCATTCAGTATACAGTATTTATTTTCTCATGATTCATACtacaatttctttaaaattatatatgttatgaataaaatatttacactttCACGTAGTGTTCAAATAATGTTAGGATATGaacaatattgtttttatctttGATATTCCACAGTAAATGACATTGGCACTCAGTATCTTTCCTGAATGCATGTTTTCTAGATCAAAGTCCAGTTGATTCTCCTGTTGAACTGACTTTTGTTGTGAATGAAAAGCTTAAAAGCTGGATTGAAGAGGCATCAAAAATAGCTGAGAATCTGAACCTAAACTTTGATTGTAACTTTTTCAACTTTCAACAGTTTGGAAAAAAAGCattgaaaaaactgaaaaatgtaAATGAAGGCTTTATATtacattgaaaattgaaatactgCTGTATTGCATGAAACTAACTATTTTAGTCccaattttcatttaaaatactGATTTCGATTTGTTCTCAAGTATTTCTGAATTCATGTTGAGAAATCATCTGCCATTCGTGGTTTTCACAATTCTCAAAATAGATTGACTTTAATTCCATAAAAATGTTATCATATTGCTTAACAGGTGACCTAAAAAACCGAAttcataaatttcataattatttctacgaaaatgaagaaaattccTTTCACCTTTGAACTTTTGTTTGTGAATTATTGTACCTAGAATTTTTAGTAATCTAagatgctttgcacaaaagttatattcTCTTTAGAATATGTTTCAATGGCCTGGGTTCTGTTTCTGGTGTCACCCTTTAACTTAAGTGATGGAACTATTTAAAGAGAACTTGGAATTTGGACTTACAAATTACAATTATGACATGAAGATATTATGCGTATGCTACCTAACATATTTactatttcattaattttttcagATTCATCCTTGCGGATTCGTACAGATTTGTATTCAACTTGCTTATATGAGAAAACATGGCCATCCTGCTCCTACTTATGAGACTGCAACAACTCGAATGTGAGAATATCATTTATTGATGGAAGTGGTACTAATGTCGTATTTCCTTGCatataaaatgtatatttttttcagCTTTTATCGTGGAAGAACAGAGACCATACGCACTTGTACCCCTGAAGTTGTTGAATTTTGCGAGGCAATGATTTCTGGTTCGTACTTTTTATTCAGTTTCCTTCAATCAATATTGAATAACCAGAgttattttattgtgttttttggcAGATCTTCCAAACACGAAAGAGTTGTTCATGAAAGCCTGTAAAAAATATGTTTGGTTGATGGAGGAATGCAAAGCAGGAAGGGGATGTGATCGATATATGCTTGGTATTGCTGCCATAGCTAATGTAAGTTTTATAATCTTTGCATCCAGAGTATTTAACCCTGTGCTTGCTTTTCGCATTATTTTACCCAttgacaacaaaattttgagacCGTAACCAAGACTATACTTGCAATTTGTGGCTGATTTTGATTCtcattattaatataataatttacttttttaataCCATGCAATTATCTTTGATTTCGATTATACATGGGTCCAAAGGTGCCATAGCCTGTTCATTATCTTTCTAAATGTCCTGTAACAGAATTCTCAATAGTTCCCTTGAATTTTGCAGGAAAATGGGGAAAAGCTACCTGAAATATTCTCTGATTCTTCATTCGAAAAATCTGGAGGAAATGGAAACTTTATTCTTTCAACAAGTTTTTCAGGATATGCTAACGTCAGTgcaaaattttctcaaattttttattgaggcgaatgtatttttgattttataagatttgctcatttgtagtttgaaattaaatttcagaatttcaacttttatttgttttatttatttgagtgGAAAGAGCTCCACTGTATCAAAAAATTAGTGGAAACTGTAAGTTTTATATGCTCTCAATGATGTTTTTACAGGCTGCAGGATCAGCTATGCCAATGCGTGATGATGGATATGGTGCAttctataaaataaatgatgaccATATGACATTTGTTATCACAGCAATGAGGAGTGGACCAGAAACGGATGCAAAGGACATGGCACTACATATTGGGAAAGCTTTGCAAGATGTTTATGACTTGATGGTTGATTATTATCCCAATTTGTAATGTTCAATATCTAAACAGATATCAATATCTAAACAGATATTGAATACATTTAATATCAATTTGTTGATTACATGATCTTGTAAATGTCTTGattttttaataacaaaactatGTGCTTTATTTCTATATTGTTTTACTAATTGATTGGTCAAATAGCTTGTTTGCTTTGAATCTTCTTCTTCATACATCACTCATTCATTATTCTGCtggttatattttgttttaatcagatTATTACATACAGGGAAAGCTCACTGTAACATCTATAGATTGTAAAACTTCAATTATCCTCTACTGAAAAGGTGTGAATTAAGAAGTAATATCAGTACCATAACTTCTGAAACTTATTTTTACATTCCTTGATTTGATGAATACAATATCTGTGCTCCATACTGTACTGAAATttcttcaatatatatatgtattgtgtACTAGTTACCACAATTAGAATCAACTATTCCGATTCATTTTAACTCTCTTAAAGTGCTGCTTGCTGAATTTAAATGTTTTTAGTAATGTATTTATATATCATACCTAATgcaatcttttatttttaactatCTAAAATGATTCTTAATAATTGACTGTGCAATTTATATAATGTAGCAAATGTTGTCTGTCCTTTCCAATAATGTATGCAAtaatttttatgtataattgaTGCTATATTGAAGTCTGACACAATTTTGTATTGACCATTTTGAACCATCAGGTTGTTAATGAATGTCTTTCGACGGCTAGAACTTAGTTATTTTAATACGATTTATTCTATACAATCagataaatttaatataatccTCACACGCTACTTTATTTTAACAATAATGAGAAAgcaattagtaaaaatattcgtttaccaacataaaaaaaatgccaaaaacgTCGATTTATTGGATACTGTGAGCTTGTCTCTGAGTATGTTGAATTCATGTCGAGGCTTTTGGAAAAATAAGTCCAGCTGATGCTTTAGAAAAAGTACAGTCTTACCTCTATTAATGAAAGACCCCGAATACGACATTTTCAAGTTACGAAACGCGCATTCGCATTGTTGTCAATTGAACAAACTAACCGAACAAAGCAAGAGatacaaaagaaaatgaaaaacagtAAAGCAAAacagaataataaat containing:
- the LOC120343210 gene encoding peroxisomal carnitine O-octanoyltransferase-like isoform X1, with translation MIAGTILRRHCTSKTILFWRNLVSVFNAQQMKMESAFIEKDPDPTKRTFGQDDKLPSLPLPKLNETIQKYMDSCKAAVTKEDFVNTQQISENFVKNEGVQLHKSLLERSQVRRNWMDEWWTDAYLKFRGVSGNLNFTGIPVFCFWPVDASDQLKSAAWQLHFVMKYWSLLREEKLKQQKDRKGNNFSMYQFRFLFNTCRIPYKETDELFNCFKTIYEGDCPTHVIIFYHKRIYKIASISNKTGQIYTPSQFYKVVSQIVQDKESGEGISTLTELDRDTWADARSHLIELSPQNKKNIHDIDTALFCFNLSDDSPQSDTDLLRCGATLSYGNRWMDKFNYICTKNGKFVVHADHTPLDGMVFVTMMAYIEAVLQDMKKQKLLELWNADQSPVDSPVELTFVVNEKLKSWIEEASKIAENLNLNFDCNFFNFQQFGKKALKKLKNFFQIHPCGFVQICIQLAYMRKHGHPAPTYETATTRIFYRGRTETIRTCTPEVVEFCEAMISDLPNTKELFMKACKKYVWLMEECKAGRGCDRYMLGIAAIANENGEKLPEIFSDSSFEKSGGNGNFILSTSFSGYANAAGSAMPMRDDGYGAFYKINDDHMTFVITAMRSGPETDAKDMALHIGKALQDVYDLMVDYYPNL
- the LOC120343210 gene encoding peroxisomal carnitine O-octanoyltransferase-like isoform X2 encodes the protein MIAGTILRRHCTSKTILFWRNLVSVFNAQQMKMESAFIEKDPDPTKRTFGQDDKLPSLPLPKLNETIQKYMDSCKAAVTKEDFVNTQQISENFVKNEGVQLHKSLLERSQVRRNWMDEWWTDAYLKFRGVSGNLNFTGIPVFCFWPVDASDQLKSAAWQLHFVMKYWSLLREEKLKQQKDRKGNNFSMYQFRFLFNTCRIPYKETDELFNCFKTIYEGDCPTHVIIFYHKRIYKIASISNKTGQIYTPSQFYKVVSQIVQDKESGEGISTLTELDRDTWADARSHLIELSPQNKKNIHDIDTALFCFNLSDDSPQSDTDLLRCGATLSYGNRWMDKFNYICTKNGKFVVHADHTPLDGMVFVTMMAYIEAVLQDMKKQKLLELWNADQSPVDSPVELTFVVNEKLKSWIEEASKIAENLNLNFDCNFFNFQQFGKKALKKLKNIHPCGFVQICIQLAYMRKHGHPAPTYETATTRIFYRGRTETIRTCTPEVVEFCEAMISDLPNTKELFMKACKKYVWLMEECKAGRGCDRYMLGIAAIANENGEKLPEIFSDSSFEKSGGNGNFILSTSFSGYANAAGSAMPMRDDGYGAFYKINDDHMTFVITAMRSGPETDAKDMALHIGKALQDVYDLMVDYYPNL